Proteins from a single region of Candidatus Parcubacteria bacterium:
- the ruvX gene encoding Holliday junction resolvase RuvX (Derived by automated computational analysis using gene prediction method: Protein Homology. GO_component: GO:0005737 - cytoplasm [Evidence IEA]; GO_function: GO:0003674 - molecular_function [Evidence IEA]; GO_process: GO:0008150 - biological_process [Evidence IEA]), whose translation MVKYLGIDWGEKRIGLATGDSETNLALPFKTVSNLPALLEVIAAEEIEELVLGVPKKMSRPNDPLSSDFLQFSSDLATQVNLPIHQIDERLSSLGGDALMGSKKDKAGRDEIAAALILQVFLDRQAS comes from the coding sequence ATGGTTAAATATCTAGGCATTGATTGGGGCGAAAAAAGAATTGGTTTAGCGACTGGGGATTCGGAAACTAATCTGGCCTTACCTTTTAAAACGGTCTCTAATCTGCCGGCGCTCTTAGAAGTGATCGCTGCCGAAGAGATTGAAGAGTTGGTTTTAGGGGTGCCGAAAAAGATGAGCCGCCCTAATGATCCGCTGAGTTCTGATTTTCTTCAATTTAGCTCCGATTTAGCCACCCAAGTTAATTTACCGATTCATCAGATTGATGAAAGATTAAGCTCTTTAGGGGGGGATGCCTTAATGGGTTCTAAAAAAGACAAGGCTGGTCGTGATGAGATCGCCGCTGCCTTAATTCTACAAGTTTTTTTAGATCGGCAAGCAAGTTAA
- the rplO gene encoding 50S ribosomal protein L15 (Derived by automated computational analysis using gene prediction method: Protein Homology. GO_component: GO:0000315 - organellar large ribosomal subunit [Evidence IEA]; GO_component: GO:0022625 - cytosolic large ribosomal subunit [Evidence IEA]; GO_function: GO:0003735 - structural constituent of ribosome [Evidence IEA]; GO_process: GO:0006412 - translation [Evidence IEA]): MLSLNEIQKPGHQRRRKRVGRGNASGHGTYSTRGLKGQKSRSGVSNLKRLGMRMQLLQTPKVRGFKSGKLKNQAVSVKAINAAYKDGEVVSLTTLKERGLISNAKAPAKILGKEKLTVKVTFDGVKLSTAVADQVK, encoded by the coding sequence ATGCTGTCACTTAACGAAATCCAAAAGCCAGGACACCAACGTCGCCGCAAACGCGTCGGTCGGGGTAATGCTTCCGGGCATGGTACTTACAGCACCCGCGGTTTAAAGGGGCAAAAATCACGATCCGGTGTTTCTAACCTGAAGCGCTTAGGGATGCGTATGCAACTACTACAAACTCCTAAAGTGAGAGGTTTTAAATCCGGCAAATTGAAAAATCAAGCGGTCTCCGTTAAGGCGATTAATGCGGCTTACAAAGACGGCGAAGTCGTTTCTTTAACTACTCTTAAAGAGCGTGGTTTGATAAGTAATGCTAAGGCCCCGGCAAAAATCTTAGGCAAAGAAAAGCTAACCGTGAAGGTAACTTTTGACGGTGTCAAGCTCAGCACGGCCGTAGCCGATCAAGTTAAATAA
- a CDS encoding DUF5671 domain-containing protein (Derived by automated computational analysis using gene prediction method: Protein Homology.), giving the protein MNNSAKYVFYYLLSLVALAFTAVSVGLIAFGIINETLASPLSSYYDPSASFRFAISSLVIAAPIFYVMQRLIFKGLRKEDLPLESPVRRWMTYLILFVSAVTILGVLIAVLNNFLSGDFTWRFILQMLTVLLIAGIIFSFYLLEIRRRNPNEGRAGIKIFFFASLLLVIAAFVSAWFFMEAPTVTRAKKLDSQLMNSVNLVENSINSYYEEYGQLPEDLNTLKNSRTAYFSTQDLIDSDTGLPLVYEIVDDENYRLCATFRTDTDNTQLYPESRPLYGQTHDAGYYCFDLKVWSEKSPVTVEAEKAR; this is encoded by the coding sequence ATGAATAATTCTGCTAAATACGTGTTCTATTATTTATTGTCCTTAGTCGCGCTGGCTTTTACCGCGGTTTCGGTGGGCCTGATCGCCTTTGGAATCATTAACGAGACTTTAGCTTCACCACTTTCTTCTTATTATGACCCTTCGGCTTCCTTCCGCTTTGCTATTTCCTCTTTAGTAATTGCCGCGCCAATTTTCTATGTAATGCAGCGTTTGATTTTTAAAGGTTTGCGTAAAGAGGATTTGCCCTTAGAGTCACCGGTGCGTCGCTGGATGACTTATTTAATTTTATTTGTTTCCGCTGTTACGATCCTCGGTGTTTTAATCGCTGTTTTGAATAATTTTTTATCCGGTGATTTTACTTGGCGTTTCATTTTACAGATGTTAACAGTCTTACTGATTGCCGGAATTATTTTTTCTTTCTACCTCTTGGAAATTCGTCGCCGCAATCCTAATGAAGGGCGAGCAGGAATCAAGATTTTCTTCTTCGCTTCGCTGCTTTTGGTGATCGCCGCTTTTGTCTCAGCTTGGTTTTTTATGGAAGCGCCGACTGTGACCCGAGCCAAAAAACTAGACAGCCAATTAATGAATAGTGTTAACTTGGTTGAGAATTCAATTAACTCTTATTATGAGGAATATGGTCAGTTACCGGAGGATTTAAATACTCTTAAAAATAGCCGCACCGCTTATTTCAGTACTCAGGATTTAATTGATAGTGATACTGGCTTACCTTTGGTTTACGAAATTGTTGACGACGAAAATTATAGACTCTGTGCCACTTTTCGCACCGATACCGACAATACCCAGCTCTATCCGGAGAGTCGACCGCTTTATGGGCAAACTCATGATGCCGGCTATTATTGCTTTGATTTAAAAGTTTGGTCGGAGAAAAGTCCGGTCACCGTTGAGGCTGAGAAGGCGCGTTAA
- a CDS encoding hypothetical protein (Derived by automated computational analysis using gene prediction method: GeneMarkS-2+.), with protein sequence MDLHNFLEKAKDPKVDKYRLEKYWRSLNSRRLVMETLDEEERELIYDIIKEYREKWLSHNYPSTVDLRRAYNKIYNRREELGLEYEDLDDIKKVIYSFKK encoded by the coding sequence ATGGATTTACATAATTTTTTAGAAAAGGCCAAGGATCCAAAGGTTGACAAATACCGCTTAGAAAAATATTGGCGCTCCTTAAACTCTAGACGTTTAGTGATGGAAACCCTTGATGAGGAGGAAAGGGAATTGATTTACGATATTATTAAGGAGTATCGGGAGAAATGGCTTAGCCATAATTACCCCTCAACCGTTGACCTCCGCCGCGCCTATAATAAGATTTATAATCGCCGCGAGGAGTTAGGGTTGGAATACGAGGATTTAGACGATATCAAAAAAGTTATTTATTCATTTAAAAAATAA
- a CDS encoding hypothetical protein (Derived by automated computational analysis using gene prediction method: GeneMarkS-2+.), translated as MDRITRVKIAADIEIIIRQKKARVGTKYVMMGDCDLILYFTSLEGYDDAAAVNRFRNINREFPGLQLYKKIGPHFFLFSKKTGRFRRVAIKSRRLKREEKFKNGV; from the coding sequence ATGGATAGAATAACAAGGGTAAAGATAGCTGCCGACATTGAAATTATTATTAGGCAAAAAAAGGCGCGAGTCGGCACTAAATATGTTATGATGGGTGACTGTGATCTCATCCTTTATTTTACCAGCCTTGAGGGGTATGACGATGCCGCAGCGGTTAATCGCTTCCGGAACATTAACCGCGAATTTCCTGGTCTTCAACTGTATAAAAAAATCGGACCACATTTCTTTTTATTTTCCAAAAAAACCGGAAGATTTCGGAGGGTGGCGATAAAATCAAGAAGACTTAAGAGGGAAGAAAAATTTAAAAATGGAGTCTAA
- the scpB gene encoding SMC-Scp complex subunit ScpB (Derived by automated computational analysis using gene prediction method: Protein Homology. GO_function: GO:0005515 - protein binding [Evidence IEA]; GO_process: GO:0007059 - chromosome segregation [Evidence IEA]) — translation MKLESILESLLFISNQPLALKDLAKAVDASAGEVKDTLAKIGSEYQESGRGFILAQNNDKYQLTTAPENAEIVSRFLKDETSGELTPASLEALTIIAYRGPVTKAELEMIRGINCSLILRNLLIRGLIEEAEDKALGETVYSVSLDFLKYLGVANLNELPDYEKLHAREPLTSAVTEADADSDL, via the coding sequence ATGAAACTCGAATCTATTTTAGAATCTTTATTATTTATCTCTAACCAGCCCTTAGCGCTAAAGGATTTAGCTAAGGCCGTCGACGCTTCGGCCGGTGAGGTTAAAGACACGCTCGCTAAGATTGGCAGTGAGTATCAAGAATCCGGGCGCGGTTTTATTTTGGCTCAGAATAATGACAAGTATCAACTAACGACCGCCCCGGAAAATGCCGAAATTGTTAGTCGTTTTCTGAAGGACGAAACTTCCGGCGAGTTAACACCGGCCAGTTTAGAGGCCTTAACTATCATTGCTTATCGTGGCCCAGTGACTAAGGCAGAGCTAGAAATGATTAGAGGGATTAATTGCAGTTTGATTTTACGCAATCTTTTGATTCGCGGTTTAATTGAAGAGGCCGAAGATAAGGCTCTCGGTGAAACCGTCTATTCTGTTTCTTTGGATTTTTTGAAATATTTAGGGGTCGCTAATTTAAACGAATTGCCTGATTACGAAAAACTACACGCTCGCGAACCTTTAACTAGCGCTGTTACCGAAGCGGATGCTGACTCAGATTTATAA
- the map gene encoding type I methionyl aminopeptidase (Derived by automated computational analysis using gene prediction method: Protein Homology. GO_process: GO:0036211 - protein modification process [Evidence IEA]) — MVYIKTAAEIEAIRYGSRLLAQILNDLSAAVKPGVSTRVLEDLLVTKIKAVGGWPAFLNYDMGDGVKFPSALCASINDEVVHGPALPGRILKSGDIIDLDIGMEWPVDANMRAEHGFPTNPYSSRGGYFSDTCRTVPVGKISQNAHRLLKVTQRCLEIGIEEAQPGKTLNDIGAAIQKYAEAAGYGVVRDLVGHGVGYFAHEEPNVFNYAIGARSRENLVLAPGMVICIEPMVNEGDWRVKVAANDYTILTADGSLSAHFEHTLVITEDGPEILTLA, encoded by the coding sequence ATGGTATATATTAAAACCGCCGCCGAAATTGAGGCAATAAGATATGGGAGCCGACTCTTGGCTCAAATTCTAAATGATTTAAGCGCGGCCGTTAAACCGGGGGTATCGACTCGAGTTTTAGAAGATCTCCTGGTGACAAAAATTAAAGCCGTTGGTGGTTGGCCGGCTTTTTTAAATTATGATATGGGTGACGGCGTTAAATTTCCGTCCGCTCTGTGTGCGTCCATTAATGATGAAGTGGTTCACGGTCCGGCTTTACCGGGAAGGATATTAAAGTCTGGTGATATTATTGATTTAGATATTGGGATGGAGTGGCCGGTCGATGCTAATATGCGCGCCGAGCACGGTTTTCCGACTAATCCATATTCTTCTCGGGGTGGTTATTTTTCCGATACTTGCCGCACCGTTCCAGTTGGTAAAATTAGTCAGAACGCCCATCGCTTACTTAAAGTCACTCAGCGCTGTTTAGAGATTGGCATTGAAGAAGCTCAGCCGGGCAAAACCTTAAACGATATTGGTGCGGCCATTCAAAAATACGCGGAAGCCGCTGGTTATGGAGTTGTCCGTGATTTAGTTGGCCATGGGGTTGGCTATTTTGCCCACGAAGAGCCGAACGTCTTTAACTATGCGATTGGCGCTCGTTCTCGCGAAAACCTTGTCCTGGCACCAGGGATGGTGATTTGTATTGAACCGATGGTCAATGAGGGTGATTGGCGCGTTAAGGTGGCAGCTAACGATTATACAATTTTGACCGCGGATGGTTCCTTGTCGGCGCACTTTGAACACACTTTAGTAATTACGGAAGACGGTCCGGAAATACTGACTTTAGCTTAA
- a CDS encoding segregation/condensation protein A (Derived by automated computational analysis using gene prediction method: Protein Homology.), translating to MHEIELEQFTGPLGLLLRLIEKEELDITEVSLAKIADNYVDYVQTNPNIPDEELADFLVLAARLLYIKSKALLPYLVFDESEDNEDDLEKQLKMYQEFVAASHNLEVIIGRKKFLFAPSALNRNWRRRPVTRPKFVAPKNVTPELLAARYEEILNRLAATVKLLPEESWEAKISIDDRIVSIRQLLGKKLRFSFSQFLKTAKNRTEVVVNFLAVLELAKQQELVFEQDGLFAEIQVVAVN from the coding sequence ATGCATGAAATCGAACTAGAGCAATTTACTGGTCCTTTAGGTTTACTCTTACGTTTAATTGAGAAAGAGGAATTGGATATTACCGAGGTGTCGCTAGCTAAAATTGCCGACAACTATGTTGACTATGTCCAAACCAATCCTAATATCCCCGATGAGGAGTTGGCGGATTTTTTAGTTTTAGCAGCGCGTTTACTTTATATAAAATCTAAGGCACTCCTCCCTTATTTAGTTTTTGATGAGAGTGAAGACAATGAAGATGATCTTGAAAAGCAGTTAAAGATGTATCAAGAATTCGTTGCGGCGAGTCATAACTTAGAGGTCATTATTGGCCGCAAAAAATTCTTATTTGCCCCCTCGGCTTTGAATCGTAATTGGCGTCGTCGTCCAGTCACCCGTCCGAAATTTGTTGCTCCCAAAAATGTAACCCCGGAATTATTAGCGGCTCGTTATGAAGAAATTCTTAATCGTCTCGCCGCGACCGTAAAACTTTTGCCAGAAGAAAGCTGGGAAGCAAAAATTAGTATTGATGACCGCATTGTTAGTATTCGCCAGCTCTTAGGTAAAAAATTGCGTTTTAGTTTTTCTCAGTTTTTAAAGACGGCCAAGAATCGAACCGAAGTCGTCGTTAATTTTTTAGCTGTTTTGGAATTAGCAAAACAGCAGGAATTGGTTTTTGAACAAGACGGTTTATTTGCCGAAATTCAGGTGGTGGCCGTTAACTAA
- the aspS gene encoding aspartate--tRNA ligase (Derived by automated computational analysis using gene prediction method: Protein Homology. GO_function: GO:0000166 - nucleotide binding [Evidence IEA]; GO_function: GO:0004812 - aminoacyl-tRNA ligase activity [Evidence IEA]; GO_function: GO:0005524 - ATP binding [Evidence IEA]; GO_function: GO:0016874 - ligase activity [Evidence IEA]; GO_process: GO:0006418 - tRNA aminoacylation for protein translation [Evidence IEA]): MLRTHTCGELNSTQIGEIVALSGWVASIRNHGGLIFINLRDRYGITQVILDPATTAADLISLAETIKPEWVLQIIGPVRARGEGQTNPEMKTGAIEIPATEIKILSQSKLMPFELNEDKTGLANEALRLKYRYLDLRRPKIQEMLRTKDRMITIIREYFHAHDFTEVQTPILASSSPEGARDFLIPSRLHPGKFYALPQAPQQFKQLLMVGGLDRYFQIAPCFRDEDPRLDRHYGEFYQLDMEMSFVEQDDIFQIMEPIMKELTEKISTKKLINLWPDGRFRQISWQEAIDRYGSDKPDTRFALELQDVSEAAKKSDFKIFTEALAAGGVVKALKIPGGAKFSRREIDELIAVAKKRGLGGLAYIISRDHELSASFAKAVTPEALQVLAASVSLEVGDLVFLAAGPWRLISEALGAVRNEVGLRLGLKDNSVAAWIWVVDFPMYDYSDLEEGKVDFSHNPFSMPQGGLEALQSKDPFEILAYQFDLVLNGFEVSSGGIRNHDPEIMYAAFNIAGYSKEEVDKKFGAMINAFSYGAPPHGGNAPGIDRILMVLNDWDSIRDIYAFPKDNQGRDLMSDAPASVSEGQLEELNINLKPQKNV; encoded by the coding sequence ATGTTACGAACGCACACTTGTGGCGAACTAAACTCTACTCAGATTGGGGAAATAGTGGCTTTAAGTGGTTGGGTGGCGAGTATCCGCAATCATGGTGGTTTAATTTTTATTAACCTTCGCGATCGCTATGGTATTACTCAAGTGATCTTAGATCCGGCCACCACCGCCGCTGATTTAATTTCTTTAGCCGAGACCATTAAGCCCGAGTGGGTGCTACAGATAATTGGTCCGGTTCGCGCGCGTGGTGAAGGGCAGACTAACCCGGAAATGAAAACTGGCGCCATTGAGATTCCGGCTACCGAAATTAAGATTCTCAGCCAGTCAAAGCTCATGCCTTTTGAATTAAATGAAGATAAGACCGGTTTAGCCAATGAAGCTTTGCGTCTTAAATATCGTTATTTAGATTTACGCCGTCCTAAAATTCAAGAAATGTTGCGTACTAAAGACCGGATGATTACCATAATCCGGGAATATTTTCACGCCCATGATTTTACTGAAGTCCAAACCCCAATTCTCGCTTCTTCCTCGCCCGAAGGGGCGCGTGATTTTTTAATTCCTTCTCGTTTGCATCCTGGAAAATTTTACGCCTTACCGCAAGCACCGCAGCAGTTCAAGCAGCTTTTAATGGTCGGCGGTTTAGACCGGTATTTTCAAATTGCCCCTTGTTTTCGCGATGAAGATCCACGCCTGGATAGACATTACGGTGAATTTTATCAGTTAGACATGGAGATGAGTTTTGTCGAGCAGGATGATATTTTTCAAATCATGGAGCCGATCATGAAAGAGTTGACTGAAAAGATTAGCACCAAAAAATTAATTAATTTATGGCCGGACGGTCGCTTTCGGCAAATCTCTTGGCAAGAAGCCATTGATCGTTATGGCTCTGATAAACCCGATACCCGCTTTGCCTTAGAATTACAAGATGTTTCGGAGGCCGCTAAAAAAAGTGATTTTAAAATTTTTACCGAGGCCTTAGCTGCCGGTGGCGTGGTGAAAGCTTTAAAAATTCCCGGCGGGGCTAAGTTTTCGCGACGGGAAATTGATGAGCTGATTGCCGTGGCGAAAAAGCGAGGTTTAGGCGGTTTAGCTTACATTATCAGTCGCGACCATGAGCTCAGCGCTTCTTTTGCTAAGGCGGTGACGCCGGAAGCTTTACAAGTTTTAGCTGCTTCTGTTTCCTTAGAAGTTGGTGATTTAGTTTTCTTAGCTGCTGGCCCCTGGCGATTAATTTCCGAGGCTTTAGGCGCCGTGCGCAACGAAGTCGGCTTACGTTTAGGCCTCAAAGATAATTCGGTCGCCGCTTGGATTTGGGTCGTTGACTTTCCCATGTATGATTATTCTGATTTAGAAGAAGGGAAGGTTGATTTTAGTCACAATCCTTTTTCTATGCCTCAGGGCGGCCTGGAGGCACTGCAGTCTAAAGATCCTTTTGAGATTTTAGCTTATCAATTTGATTTAGTTTTAAACGGCTTTGAAGTTTCCTCGGGTGGTATTCGCAACCATGACCCAGAGATTATGTATGCTGCTTTTAACATTGCTGGCTACAGTAAAGAGGAAGTGGACAAAAAGTTTGGCGCGATGATTAATGCCTTCTCTTATGGCGCGCCCCCTCATGGCGGCAATGCCCCGGGAATTGACCGGATTTTAATGGTGTTAAATGATTGGGATTCAATTCGCGATATTTATGCTTTCCCTAAAGACAATCAGGGCCGAGATTTAATGTCGGACGCGCCCGCTTCCGTTTCTGAAGGGCAATTAGAAGAGTTAAATATTAATCTAAAACCGCAAAAAAATGTTTAG
- the secY gene encoding preprotein translocase subunit SecY (Derived by automated computational analysis using gene prediction method: Protein Homology. GO_component: GO:0005886 - plasma membrane [Evidence IEA]; GO_function: GO:0015450 - protein-transporting ATPase activity [Evidence IEA]; GO_process: GO:0043952 - protein transport by the Sec complex [Evidence IEA]), with product MFEKLARVWKVKELRNSILFVLAMLAVFRLFAHIPIPGIDASNLRSFFSNNPLLGFVNIFSGGGMERFSVVMMGIGPYITSSIIFQLLGMIVPKLEEMQKEEAGRQKINMWTRWVTVPLAIVQAFGMLALLRQSNAIDLSGSTTFDIMAIVITITAGTIFLMWIGELISEKKIGNGISLLIFAGIVASLPQGISQMILTFDQTQLFIMIAFALLAIITIVGVVIVNEGQRNIPIQYARQIRGNRAYGGTNSHLPLRVNMAGVIPIIFALAVATFPTMIAQYFQYAKTEWIANFSQWIIMTFNNQWVYGILYFVLVFAFTYFYTDVVFHPDRISENLQKQGGFIPGIRPGKQTAEYIGNTSHKIIFFGALFLAVIAVLPLVVQAATGVQSMVIGGTSILIVVSVVIDTIKQLEAQLTMREYDGV from the coding sequence ATGTTTGAAAAACTTGCTCGAGTCTGGAAAGTCAAAGAATTGCGTAACAGCATCCTCTTTGTTTTGGCCATGTTGGCGGTTTTTCGCCTCTTTGCTCATATTCCGATTCCCGGAATTGATGCCAGCAATTTAAGAAGTTTTTTTAGTAATAACCCTTTACTGGGCTTTGTTAATATCTTTTCTGGTGGTGGGATGGAGCGCTTCTCGGTCGTAATGATGGGTATCGGTCCTTATATCACCTCTTCCATTATTTTCCAGTTATTAGGAATGATTGTCCCTAAATTAGAAGAGATGCAAAAAGAGGAGGCTGGTCGCCAGAAAATAAATATGTGGACTCGCTGGGTAACGGTGCCTTTGGCTATTGTTCAGGCTTTCGGTATGTTAGCCCTATTGCGCCAGTCTAACGCTATTGATCTTTCGGGATCGACAACCTTTGATATCATGGCGATTGTCATCACGATTACGGCGGGAACAATTTTCTTGATGTGGATTGGAGAACTTATCAGTGAAAAGAAAATCGGTAACGGTATTTCACTCTTAATTTTTGCCGGCATTGTGGCATCTTTACCTCAGGGAATCAGTCAAATGATTTTAACTTTTGACCAAACTCAGCTCTTTATCATGATTGCTTTTGCGCTTTTGGCGATTATCACCATTGTTGGGGTGGTAATTGTGAACGAAGGGCAGCGCAATATTCCAATTCAATACGCTCGGCAAATTCGCGGTAATCGGGCCTATGGCGGTACTAATTCTCACTTACCCCTCCGCGTTAATATGGCCGGCGTGATTCCGATTATCTTTGCTTTAGCGGTGGCGACCTTTCCGACCATGATTGCTCAGTATTTTCAGTATGCTAAAACCGAGTGGATTGCCAATTTTTCCCAATGGATAATTATGACCTTTAATAATCAGTGGGTTTACGGCATTCTTTACTTTGTGCTCGTTTTCGCCTTTACTTATTTCTATACCGATGTTGTTTTTCATCCTGATCGCATCTCGGAAAATCTCCAAAAGCAAGGTGGTTTTATCCCCGGAATTCGTCCAGGGAAACAGACGGCGGAATATATCGGCAACACTTCCCACAAGATCATTTTTTTTGGTGCCTTATTCTTGGCCGTCATTGCGGTTCTGCCGTTAGTGGTCCAAGCCGCGACCGGCGTTCAATCAATGGTCATTGGTGGCACCAGTATTCTAATCGTGGTCTCGGTGGTTATTGATACCATTAAACAACTTGAAGCCCAGCTGACGATGCGCGAATACGATGGTGTTTAA
- the recO gene encoding DNA repair protein RecO (Derived by automated computational analysis using gene prediction method: Protein Homology. GO_function: GO:0003677 - DNA binding [Evidence IEA]; GO_process: GO:0006281 - DNA repair [Evidence IEA]; GO_process: GO:0006310 - DNA recombination [Evidence IEA]), with the protein MAETQRSRALILKRSPWRDYDSRVVLYTEDYGKKILSARGTKKMSSKLAAHLEPITQVDLMILTSRQNSYVGSAVMSEGFLNLKNDLNALYYAGAAIDLFDNLVKENLSDPALFNFFNNWLFNLNQEALNLSRPRGERCYQHFISRLLSLLGYEPDLSHCAWCGQALKPGGNFFSGAQRGLICPLCRQNSRFSGVSRPITDNVIKILRLATKNDQLPALSIKSEDLKGWGEVNKVMLDFL; encoded by the coding sequence ATGGCGGAAACCCAGCGCAGCCGCGCTTTAATTCTAAAAAGATCTCCTTGGCGCGACTACGATAGTCGCGTGGTTTTATATACGGAAGATTATGGTAAAAAAATCTTAAGTGCGCGGGGAACGAAAAAGATGAGCTCTAAGTTAGCCGCTCATTTAGAACCAATTACGCAGGTTGATTTAATGATTTTAACTAGCCGCCAAAACTCCTATGTGGGGAGCGCAGTGATGAGCGAAGGTTTTCTAAATTTAAAAAATGATCTGAACGCTCTTTATTACGCCGGCGCGGCAATTGACCTTTTTGATAATTTAGTCAAAGAAAATTTAAGCGATCCGGCGCTCTTTAATTTTTTTAACAATTGGCTTTTTAATTTAAATCAAGAAGCTCTAAATCTGAGCCGACCGCGGGGTGAGCGCTGCTATCAACATTTTATTTCCCGGCTGCTAAGTCTTTTGGGTTATGAACCAGACTTGAGTCATTGTGCTTGGTGCGGTCAAGCTTTGAAACCGGGTGGCAACTTTTTTTCCGGGGCCCAGCGGGGCCTTATTTGTCCCCTTTGTCGGCAAAACTCCCGTTTTTCTGGAGTGAGCCGACCGATAACAGATAATGTGATTAAAATACTCCGTTTAGCCACAAAAAATGATCAATTGCCGGCCCTGAGTATTAAAAGCGAAGACTTGAAAGGCTGGGGGGAAGTTAATAAAGTCATGTTAGATTTTCTCTAA